The DNA window aatgtTCGTTCGTGAAGATCCAGAAACGGGTAAGCTTTCAATCGATTTGAGCTATGACCCTAATACAGATCCTATTATCACAAGACCCAATACTTTAGCGTTGACCTCTTTATTGATTTGGGTTTATAGTTTCATCCTAAAAGGTCCTGAAGTTAACATTTGGACCAACCATGAACAGGAACTGGCGGGACCATATGGCAGTGGGGATGATGAAGACAAGGACAGTGAACTATCCAAGAATATTGCAGTTGaaaatcaagaaaagaaaagaatgTATAATCCACTGGAGTCCTTCGAAGAGTATCTTTTAAGGATGTATAAACACCTACACATTGATAAAAACCAAAATGTAAGGAAGTACCAAAATGCCATGTGGGGGAAAGCCTTTGAAATACAGAATATTGATCATATTAATAGACTTTTCGGGTTTATCAGCTATATCAAGGTCTTGTTTGATAATAACTATTGGGATTTAGGGAGAGAGTTTGGCAAGCTTTTTAATAACTGTCTGGAAAGGAGTATTGGTAAGGAATCTCATGTCTGTCACGACATGTATGACGTTTAGTCGATATTTACTGACAGAATGTAATATACACAATGCATATGTAAACACCGAAATCTTGCTCCGACTACCATGTAATCCGTGGCTCATTTTTGTCCGAGGAGGGTTAACTATTCTGTGTttatgaaaaaaaaaactttaATCAGTTATCGAAACTAAAATAGAACAGCCAATCACTAAAGGGGGGCACAATTTCAAATAATCTTTTATGTTAGCTACACCAGTTACTTTAGCTCTAATTGAGTAGATCCAAAATACATTGGCTCTCATGTCAAGATAAGACATTTACTAGAACCGtaattgaagaaagtctTTGTCTGAATAAATGGTATGACTCTTAGGAAATGGTTAAAGATGGAACAAATCAATTCGAATagcgaaaaaaagattcaaCAGATAGATATATTCAAGAGGTATGCCAAGGCACTGAGTACAAGCGACAGGGCTCTCGATGAAAAGGATCAGGGCTACGGGGAGTTGGTATTGAATTATGACGATTTTATTAAGTTGATATCGAACTCTCGGAAACTGTACTCCAAATTCACAGATCATTCGTACAACTTGAACCAGGTGCCAGTTAATACCTTTGGCTGCATATTTCTTGCCATTGATGAAAACAATAAAGGTTACTTGACTATTAGTGATTGGTTCTATTTCAATAATATTCTTGAACATGAGAATTTCCATATAATCCTTCTCTACGAGTTTTTCAGGAAATTCGATGTTGcaagtttgaaacagaGCTCCAGACAAGCAATTGAGGATTCTGCTGGAGtcgaaaaaagaataaagCCCATAAATTATGGGAACAAGTTCTTGAGTTTTGATGAATTGGTATTGAACTCAAATCAATTTAAAAGCACTATCAACCTATTACATGAGTGTGTCGATGACGATTACGTTAGAAAGCACGGTCTACTTCTAAATTGGAACGATTTTAATTTCTTGAAGCTCTATGAATGTTTTCCTTACCTGGGAAAGGGCAGCGATGATTATGGAAACACCCCATATTTGACGTTGAATTCACTGATAACCATTTTGCAGACTGACCTAAAGAATCAGCGAATGTTCAATGgcttttcaaaattatgCCACAAGGATCCAATACACAACAATTTGGTGCtcaacaaagaaaaattggTTTACCTTTTGAAGCTATTTTATTCACACAAGGTTTCTGCCGACATATTTGATTCTTTAAATCTTTCCAACACATCTTTGTTGAAATCCAAAAATGATTCGATATCTTACAATGTGTTTAAAGATATTTTCtatctgtttcaaaactttgactTGCTGAACCAGGCGTTGTTGAAGTATGCAGAGTATAATGACTTGGCGGAGGATGACCTGCGCGATTATGTTATCACAAAAAGAGACTTcatgaaaattttgaacGCACAGTACAATAAGGTGAATAATGTTAATGAGTTTTCTCCCTCCCAGATCAATCTGCTGTTCTCGATTGTAGCGAATTCAAAGGAAAATAATAtgcaaaacaagaaattaAAAAATGAATTGAAACACCAGGACCGTGCGATCGATAATGTTATCCAGAATAACTATGTTCAGGGTGGGAACAACAGCCGTAAAAGTTTAGAGTCATTTGGTGAAAACTATCTTTCCCTCTTGGAGAACTTCACTCAGGATACATCGTTtaagaaaattttcaaagcatcGGGAGGACTGTTTGACCATATTTTTTATGGTAAAAAGGATGTTGCTACGATGGGATCCAATCTGACAATTCAAGATTTTCTGAAAATCTTAAACCCAAATTACTTAAACGATGTTGTTCACAAACTAGAAATGCAACATCTACAAGATGAATCTCTTTACATCAATTACTATTTCTACCCTATTTTTGAttctcttttcaatttcattttAGGGTCTGCTGCTGGTTGTATTGGTGCCACAGTAGTTTATCCCATTGACTTTATCAAAACGAGGATGCAGGTTCAAAGatcactttcaaaatataAGAATTCGCTTGATTGTTTGATAAAGGTAGTGAAAACAGAAGGTGTCCGAGGTTTATATTCTGGTCTGGGCTTTCAATTAATTGGAGTAGCGCCAGAAAAGGCCATAAAGTTGACTGTAAACGActttttgagaaaaaagttgattGATAAACAGGGGAATTTGCATGCTTTTGCCGAAGTTCTGTCAGGTGCTTCTGCTGGTACATGTCAGGTCATCTTTACAAACCCCATAGAAATTGTCAAAATCAGATTACAGGTGAAATCAGAATCTGTAGCGAATGCATCTTTGACGGCCTCCCAAATTATCAAAAGTCTGGGTATCAAAGGTCTGTATAAGGGGGTAACAGCATGTCTCATGAGAGATGTACCATTTTCTGCGATATATTTTCCCACCTACGCTCATCTCAAGAAGgacattttcaactttgatCCGAAAGATAAAACGAAACGAAACAGGTTGAAAACATGGGAATTGCTGGTTGCCGGTGCCTTGGCCGGTATGCCAGCTGCCTTCTTGACAACACCGTTTGACGTCATCAAAACTAGATTGCAAGTCGATCCACGGAAGGGAGAAACCAGGTATAAAGGTATATTTCACGCAGCTAAGACAATACTAAAGGAAGAAAGCATACGGAGCTTTTTTAAGGGTGGTGGTGCAAGAGTCTTGAGAAGCTCTCCACAGTTTGGCTTCACCTTAGCTGCATATGAGCTATTCAAGAACGCGTTCCCGTCGCTTACCGTAGAAGAAGTGAATCCCAAGCAAGGGGGCGCCAACAATAGCCCAGATAACGCAAATGCCCTTGCGTCTTTCTCGATGAGCTATTTCTCTGATATATTTTCGAGGCTCGGTGAAGGTTCCCCATCTTCACACAAGGGACACCATGAACTTTTCAACCCAATCTTTGATCCGTATGGGAGCAACTTTTTGAATTACTACTACAAGAGTTGTCAGGTAGCAAAGACGTTTATCGATTTGGATAATagcttttccaaatttgatCATTCTGTCTATAAGAAATTCTTGGAAATTCTCCAAGACCCTGATAATAAAAGCTAAGGCACATGTTGGTGAATTTACGCCTGTACACTCTTCTGACTTATGTAACGATGATATTCTTTTGTATCAACAATAATCGTAGAAACGTCAAATATCTTTAATGATATAAATAATATGTATATTTATTTACTTTAACGAAAACGTGTATGATGAAATGTTGTGGTATATAACAATCTACTCTAGCAACTGTTTGGCTTCGCTTTCGTTGATACCGGATGCAATATCAGATCTCCACCCTTTCGCTCTCTCAAACCCCTTAGTGTATCCCTCATAGTTCATAAATGCCTCGTAAAGTTTCTCCTGGTCCGTTTCGACAAATGGACCGTGTTGTACTAACGGTTGGTCCAAAATTTTACCACCAATAATGGCGAATTCGGTGTCATCAGAACCGGCTTGGCCAGCAACTCCTTCACCGTCGGTATCGAAGAATATAGCGGTGTTCTGTTTAAATACTTTTTCGTTGATGACCACAGACCCTTTCATAACGTATAGGAAAGCATTGAAATCGCTTGGGATTTCTTGAGCAAACTCGGTACCAGCCTTGGAGGCAAGCATATAATAGAAGTCTATAGGAGTATAGGCCAAATCTTTTACAGATTCAGTGCCGTACGATTTCCCGCTAATGACACGTACCTCCAAGTTTTCATGGGGCTTCACCACTGGTATGTCCTCTGATCTAAGGTTTCTGTATCTTGGTTCACAGTTTTTCAGGTCTTTGGGCAAGTCAACCCACAACTGCAAGCCTCTTGCTGGTCTCCCGTCTTCCATTTCTACAGGCATCTCAGAATGCACGATACCTTTGCCAGCAGTCATAAACTGCAAATCCCCAGGACGAAGAACACCCTTGGACCCAGTGAAATCTTCGTGAGCAATCAATCCGTCAATAACATACGTGATCGTTTCTTGACCGTGGTGAGGGTGGTCCGGGAACCCTGAAGGGGACTTGACGGTGAAGTCATCCAGCATTAAAAACGGTGTGAACCGTCTCTGCTGCATCGACCCGACAGATCTCTTCACTCTGGCACCAACACCTTCCGCTACCTCTCTAGGGATAAAGTGGTTTGCAATAGAACGTAATTTGAATAAGCTTGGCATTGTGTAGTCGTTGTTAGTGGTGTTGGTACGAGTTGGGTAGAAATAGTATAGAACAACGCtgaataaaaaaataagagCGGCCTTTTTATATGTAGAGAAAGGGGAACGTTTCTCTTCCTTTGGTACGATGTCCGGCTTACTTGATGACTCTTGAGACATGACAGAATGGTTAAATTACTAAGCTAAAAGCAAGTTTCTTTATAAACAATTATAAATCGACAGTAACAAACACCAGAGAGGACTACCCTTccagcagaagaagatcggAACGCATCCGGCAactttttatttatatattcCCCGGTCGTCCTATGATCTTCGCTGCCGTCTCCCATCTGCCCCTATTTTTGTGTTCTATCTTGAATAAGTTATTACATTCCATTACGAGTAAGATGAGCAACAGTGTGTCAGGAATTTTTACGGATATAGTGAATCATTGCATAATACATGGCTACCTGGATGCTGTCCCTCTGTTGCACGTGCTGAATAAGCTGATGTAACACTGTCAGATCTTACTCAATCCTTACgtgaaaaaaaggaagaaaaagaagaaaaaagaaaaagaagcCGAGGCCCTAATTTTGGACTTCTTCAGACGAAACCCTAAATTcagtttgttttttttctatgAAATCGCGATGGCGATGagttgaaaattttctatCATATTATTGCATTGACAAAAGCCCAAGGCTAAGAGACAAGGTTTAGAATAACGATTTGGCTTTCACGGACCAGAACCTTCGCTCACAAAATGGATATATTCAGAGTTTTGACTAGGGGTGCAGCagtgaagaagagcaatAAGGGTAAGAAAGCTGAATCAGCGAATTTCGGAAGCAATCACAGTGAGAACAAGGAGGTGAACAATGACGTTCGCATCACCAGAGAGCTAGATTTCTTTCACAATAAGAAAATAATCCATGATGTTGAAAATGAGAAGAAACATGCAGACGTAGAAGAGACAAGTGAAAAAGCTGAAACGGACGATACTTCTTCCAGTTTGGTTGTGGAGCCAAGGATCAAAACCAAGGAACAGGCTCACCAACTACGTAAATCATACCAAGGTAACGTTACTGGTGAAGATGTATGTTTACCTATTGGATCTTTCGAAGATCTTATTACCAGGTTTTCCTTTGATAAACGGTTGCTAAACAACCTGGTTGAGAACCACTTCACTGAGCCAACTCCAATTCAGTGCGAAAGCATTCCATTAGCATTAAACAACAGGGATATCTTAGCTTGTGGTCCAACGGGGTCTGGTAAAACATTGGCCTTTTTGGTGCCTCTTGTACAGCAAGTTATCGATGATAAGGAAGTTGAAGGGTTGAAAGGTTTAATTATATCTCCTACTAAAGAACTGGCAAACCAGATCTTCATCGAATGTACCAAGCTGTCTcataaaattttccatggcaagaagaaacctCTTCGAGTCGCTCTCTTGTCCAAATCGTTGGGTgccaaattgaaaaataaagTGGTGAGCGATAAGAAATACGATGTTATAATATCCACTCCGTTGAGATTGATCGATGTGGTGAAAAATGAAGCACTGGATCTTTCTCGCGTTAAGCATCTGATATTCGATGAGGCTGATAAGCTATTCGATAAGACCTTTGTGGAACAGACAGATGACATTCTGAGCTCCTGTACGGACCCAAGTCTTCGGAAAGCCATGTTTTCTGCGACGATCCCTTCTGGTGTTGAGGAAATTGCACACACAATTATGATGGATCCAGTCAGGGTTATCATTGGTCACAAAGAGGCAGCCAACTCTAGtattgaacaaaaactAGTGTACTGTGGGAACGAAGAGGGTAAGCTTATTGCCATTCGACAAATGGTTCAAGAGGGGGAATTCAAAGCACCTATCATTATTTTCTTGGAGTCGATCACCAGAGCAAAGGCATTATACCATGAACTTATGTATGACCGGATGAATGTGGATGTCATTCACGCAGAAAGGACGCCTGTTCAAAGGACGAAAATCATAGAGAGGTTTAAGAGTGGTGACTTGTGGTGTCTGATTTGTACAGATGTTTTGGCCCGTGGTATTGACTTCAAGGGTGTCAACCTCGTTATAAATTACGATGTTCCAAGAACGGCTCAGGCATATGTCCATAGGATTGGTAGAACTGGTAGGGCTGGACGGTCAGGTAAAGCTGTTACTTTCTATACTAAGCAAGATGCGATGGCCATCAAACCCGTAATAAACGTTATGAAACAAAGTGGTTGTGAGGTCGCCAAATGGATGGATAGCATGTCCAAAATTAGTAAAAGAGAGAAGGAGTCTCTCAAAAAGGGTAAAGGgtttcaagaaagaaagCAGATCAGTACAGTGCCAAAGATGGATAAActgaaaaggaggaaaaaacAGGACATGGTGGAAGGatcaaagaggagaaagaCGATTGCAGCGACTGGAAACGAATGAATTCAACATTTCGCGATCGTGATGATCTTTCATTGTTGTTGCTCCTTTTTTCCGTGGTTTGTAAGGTATAAGCAACAATTCTGCATGTCATATTAGATTTATATATAATCAGTGATAGTTATTTAACAGACAGTGGCTGTTAGACGATTTACACTTTTTATCAGtataaaataaaaattaGAACTACAACTTTAAAAGAAAACTCTCAAAAACCGGAGAGTTTTGATTTTGAGCAGGGTCCAAGCCAGTTGACCGAAAATGACTACAGCAAAATGCTCGTTCAAAGAATGTGGGTGTAACATTATTGCTGTTGACTACTCCAAATTGGTTTATTTACCGGCTGCTGTCCTAGATGATTACCAGCTTATGCAAAGTACCAAGTCCACTGATGTTGACGTAAACACTAAGGGTCCAAATACCCCATTCACGCTGGTCACTGATGTATGGGCCTTTGATAATATTGGTGTTTCGAAAGATATACCTCCATCGATAGCACCGGAGACAGGCTCCCAATACACATTCCAATACGAGAACGATCAGTGGGATTTGGTGAAGTGTGTAAAATACATGATCTGTGCCGAGTGTGATAGGGGTCCCATTGGAATGGTGTGCCAGATAATGACTCCAGACAAGAGCGAAGAACAGATGGTTTACATGTTGAGCTTGCAAAGCGTTCAGGTCTAGATAGCATAGTTACACTTTGTCCATCGCGGCGGGCAGGTTGTATATTCGCATACATATACTAAAAAACTTTTATTACCCGGTCGGTAACTTGCTCTCTCTGAGGCAAGGAACTTGAAgttaaaaaaattttcattcAAGTAAAAATAAATTCGCTTTCTGGCCCCCTCCTCATCGCAAGTTCAAAGCTCCCATCAAAGCCACAAAGTCTGCAACAAGTTTAACTATGGCGACAAGGACTCAGTTTGAAAACTCCAACGAGATTGGTGTGTTCTCGAAGTTGACCAATACTTACTGTTTGGTCGCTGTCGGGGgttctgaaaatttttacTCCGCTTTTGAAGCTGAACTGGGTGATGCTATTCCAATCGCGCATACCACTATTGCTGGTACTCGTATCATTGGTAGAATGACTGCTGGTAACCGGAGAGGTTTGTTGGTCCCAACACAAACTACGGATCAAGAGTTGCAACATCTGAGAAACAGTTTGCCAGACTCCGTCAAGATCCAAAGAGTGGAGGAGAGACTGTCTGCGCTGGGTAATGTGATCTGTTGCAACGACTACGTTGCTCTGGTTCATCCTGATATAGATAGAGAGACTGAAGAATTGATAAGCGATGTATTAGGTGTCGAAGTCTTCCGTCAAACTATCTCTGGTAATATTCTTGTTGGTTCATATTGTGCATTGAGTAACCAAGGTGGGTTGGTCCATCCTCAAACTACTAtccaagatcaagaagaattGTCCTCTTTACTACAGGTTCCATTGGTGGCTGGTACTGTCAATCACGGTAGCGCCGTCGTTGGTGCCGGCATGGTAGTTAACGATTATTTAGCTGTTACCGGTTTGGATACGACAGCTCCAGAATTGAGTGTCGTCGAGAGTATCTTCCGCTTGCAAGATGCCCAACCAGATGCTATTTCTGGTAACTTGCGTGATACTCTAATTGAAACCTACTCTTAGAGAGAGAGCAATACCCTATTGTACAGTTAATAAGCATATAgtaaactttttttttacttttaGAGGCATAGTTCGTTATGCATTTCGATTCTCCCTTTAAGTATAAAGCTTCTGAAATTGTATGCGGTGGGTGTTGTATGTGGTATTTTCGGCTTGCTACTTGCGAAATCCCCACTCTTTTCTCCCATCGAACTTGTATTGATGCGATGGcaaagacaaaaaaatagtcatcaaaaaagaagaatgaaATTGAATACAGGAAACGTAATTGAAGACTTGGGGATCAAAGATGGAATCAATAAtacgaaaaaaaaacatcaaCGAGAGCAAAAATTATATTCAAGGTTCGTGTCACCGTTGAGGAAATAAGTGAATATTTGTAAAACAGAACTGATCCTCTTTTAGACCCCTTCATTAATATCGAGGAGATTAGATGTCAGTTCATTAGTATACTTCGGCTGAAAATTCCAATTTATTAAACTAACCGGTCCGTTTTGAAATTAAAACAGACAGAAGTGTCTGCAGgacaggaaaaaaatgaaactTAAGAGTAAAGCTCTCCTCTCAGACTTTCCACGTTTTAGATATCGCatccttcttttttcttttaataTACAGTTGTATAAGAAAGTTAACCTTTTAGCACGTTTGTATACTGCAGTTTgggaaaacaaagaaagcaaagaaaaaacgAACCGCCGTTCCATCTcgagagaaaaagaagtcATACTTCTGTGAGTTCTCTCGAGCAGGACATTTCTATGACTAAAAAGAGAGAACAATAAAAGGGTACCAAGAGCGGATATGAGAATGTTATAGAGAGCTCATTCGCGGAACGCTCCGTTTAGAGTATCCCCCCACACACCATAAAAATCTCTGAGCGTTTACTAAGTTCCCGAAAGCTTAACAGGTACTGACTTTGAAGCTTATTATTGCTATCCGAACAACGTCCAAGTTGGCCTTATATGAGCACAATCAACACTCCAAACTTCAACGGACAACACAATAGGAAATAGTGCTCTGCCCGACTTTGGAAACATCcgttttttcttttaagTTCGTTCTATTTTCTTTGCCCTCCCCAATGTTCTCTGTCTTATCTCCCGAAGTCAACACCTTTAGGGTAGGGGACAAACGTTGCATGTAAGCCGTAACCACAGcataaaaaataaaggaaaaaagaatgtTTAATCAGCTGCATTTTTTCGATACCAAACCAGAAGTAATCTCGAAAAACCTTCATGTCTCTGTTCCCGGAAAGGCAAAAAATTATCAGCACCTGTTGACACGGAAGTTACCGAAAAGCGACGCGGATAACGAACGGAAGGACGGataagcaaaaaaaaaagataaaaattATATGTAAGCACACAATCAAACAATAGCAAACGTTGCGGGTTGCGGGTTGCGGGTTGCGGGTTTTCGCTGTAGCTGTATTATCCTCCCCTGCCCTCAGACAATAAGCGTCTTCGGGTGTCACGGTATTTTTCGTTTTGTTGGTTATTTTATCGTGCCAGTTGCATTGTTCCACTTATCGCTACACACCCAACAAGTGTGTCTATCCCAAGGGTCCCCCCACGCTTTGCTCTTTAAATGACACAATTGGGAACGTTAAATGTCTCCAAATAAAGCAAAtttgtgttgttgttgctttTTCTTAAACGTCAGGTAGTGTGGGGCCTCCCCGTTTTCTCCAAAGATAAAAACAGAATTGAGCCAGcccaatttttttttattttaatGTTGCGGCTGTCTCTTCCCATTCGTTTAGGAGGTATTGTTTATTCTCTTCTACGTCTCTTTCTCCATGCCTCCCCTTTTTTTACTCTTTTACTTATAAGGTTTCTTGCTACGGGTCTTTCACAGCAGAAAAACACAAAACAGCGCAGGTCGGGAAAAAATATGTTTCAGCCTAAAGCAGCAAAAAGCGTTGTGCACAAAAACACTGCAGAGGTCATCTCCTTTTCGTTTCcgctctcttttctttttctgcCGTTGTGCTTTGATCTCTGCGGCACAGTTGCGTCATTTCAAATGTCTCTGTCTGGCTGTCTCGCGTTGGTAGGACATTTTTTGTGCCCGCCGTCAATCAAAATGAGAAACTCAATGTGAATCTGCTAAAGACATTGCCAGAACTCCAAACAGGGGAAAACAACTAAAACGTTAAAAAAACAAGTTcgaggaaaaaaaacgatcgtaaaaaaaagaaaggaaagGAAAACTGGATCACTGGAGTATATATTCTCAACACGTATATATGCCCGGCATATCTAACGCAGGTCTGCGCCTTGTCACTTCCTTGCTGCcctttttttcatttttttttgaagtagGCTAGATCTTTTCTGTTCCGTTGTTTCAGATAcatttttcacttcttcttttttttttcgttgCGATAATCTATTTGATCATCTCTATATATGCATTGATTATACGTCCACTAATCTCACTGACAAATTGAGTGTGTGTTCTTTCGTaagaagaagcagcaaTATAATATAATAAAGGGaaatataaaaaataaTGTTACCACGTTTGCCGGGATCGTATCAACCATCGGTCCAGCCCTGTAGGAACAGCGCTATGTATCAAAATACAAACTATCAAACTCCTGTACCAGCCCAGCCTGGCGCGTATCCATCGGGCACTCACCCATCGTATAGCAGTAGTGACGCAGACTCTAGTAGTGTCACCATGACCCCCAAAACTACAGTCACGAACGACCCCTTCCCAGTACAATTGCCGTCGTTGACGTCACTCGTTTCGAGTATGCCTCGACCACAACGTGTGCAGTCGACGTCCCCGGTCAGTATCCCTCAGACGTCaaaccaacagcaacagcttcagcaacaacagcagatgCAACAACAGATGCAATTACAATaccaacatcaacaactgcaatatcaacagcaacaacagctgTTACAGTatcagcaacagcaacagcaacaacaggagCAGTTTCAATACCAACAACAGTTCCACTACCAGCCACAGATCATGCCACAAGTACACGGGTCACAGTACATTTACCAACAACCTCAGACACAAAATAACCTAGGGCAAAAAACTTATCAACCATACCTCCATGCCTCGCAGTTCCCACCTTACCTCACACCTACCGCTACGCCGGAAGCACAACCAGATTCAGCGTACCAGACACCACAGATGGTTCAAGTTTGCTACGTCCCCGTAGACACTACGCAGAGGGGGCCTGTAGTCTTGATGCCCGAGGTACCGTCTGCGCAATCGGGCCATATCCCTCCCAGTGTCCCCCTGCACAAAAGTGCTCCAGTGGTCCAGAACAACACTTCATCGTTACCAACTTCCATTATCAATGAAGTGAGTTTCCCTCAAAACTCACCTAAACAGAAAACGGTACATACAACCTTCGTTAACAGTAACACTGCACAACCGGGGAAGTTTGTGAAAACCAAAGATTACTACTGCACCgaggtgaagaaggaaCGTAAAGTCTCGGATACAATGAAGAACAAACGTTCAAAGGGGATCTCGCCACCTAACGGGAAAAAAGTGATGAAACATGGGATAAACACAAAGATACGGAGAACTAAACAGTGCCCGGTTTGTGGGAAGATTTGCTCGAGACCctccactttgaagacgCATTACTTCATCCACACAGGAGATACACCGTTCAAGTGCACCTGGCCAAACTGTGGGAGATCGTTCAACGTGAAAAGCAACATGATGAGACATATGAAAGCTCACGCGAAAAAGGCAGCAGAGTCTGGCAAGAAGGCAGCGGAGCCTGTCAATCGGACAATACAATCTCTCGAACTTGTAGCAGAACCTgttaaaaaataaactaTTTATTACATTTTAAGGGCAGTACTAATTACGCTGGGAGGATTCCATAAATGTATATCTATTGTGTACACAACGCTTCGTAATTATGACAAATACCCCAGTTCATGGCCTATGATGTATTATCCAACTGGGTCAGATGCGTTCTgggaaagtgaaaaatgaaaaggTAACTATTGGTTTTCTAAATTTTTGAGTGGCGTCAGGGCAGATATAATTCAGCAAATTACAGTGAGGACTGCTACATAAGTCCCATAAAATTATGTTTTAACTAGCAGTTGAATGTATCGATAAAGCAGATTTTTTTCGTGTTGCAGCCTTcctcaattgaacaaaaaaaatgtgtAGCAGGTATTACTTTACTGTTATGTGTTCATTAATTGGGTTCTTGGTTTGTATTTGGACTGCGTGGTCTCTGGTTGGTGTACGTCTCCGGTCTCGTGCAAAGGTATAACGCTGTAATCTCTGTTGTTTACTTCATAACTGgaaatattttatttttattccTGCTTAGTattacaaaaaataactAAGAGTAAAAATTTACAAATTAGGATTCTGAAGATGAATTGTGGAACTCCCCATGAATGGACTTAcgttggatattggaaatccagctttgtacaatgttacaATGCctatcgtcatataaaaggtgaaaagaattcatcgacagtttatgtagCTCTCCTATTTAATCCGTATATGGGGGAGGAGCTTC is part of the Huiozyma naganishii CBS 8797 chromosome 4, complete genome genome and encodes:
- the TIF6 gene encoding translation initiation factor 6 (similar to Saccharomyces cerevisiae TIF6 (YPR016C); ancestral locus Anc_8.118), whose amino-acid sequence is MATRTQFENSNEIGVFSKLTNTYCLVAVGGSENFYSAFEAELGDAIPIAHTTIAGTRIIGRMTAGNRRGLLVPTQTTDQELQHLRNSLPDSVKIQRVEERLSALGNVICCNDYVALVHPDIDRETEELISDVLGVEVFRQTISGNILVGSYCALSNQGGLVHPQTTIQDQEELSSLLQVPLVAGTVNHGSAVVGAGMVVNDYLAVTGLDTTAPELSVVESIFRLQDAQPDAISGNLRDTLIETYS
- the KNAG0D02280 gene encoding uncharacterized protein (similar to Saccharomyces cerevisiae YPR015C; ancestral locus Anc_8.117), translating into MLPRLPGSYQPSVQPCRNSAMYQNTNYQTPVPAQPGAYPSGTHPSYSSSDADSSSVTMTPKTTVTNDPFPVQLPSLTSLVSSMPRPQRVQSTSPVSIPQTSNQQQQLQQQQQMQQQMQLQYQHQQLQYQQQQQLLQYQQQQQQQQEQFQYQQQFHYQPQIMPQVHGSQYIYQQPQTQNNLGQKTYQPYLHASQFPPYLTPTATPEAQPDSAYQTPQMVQVCYVPVDTTQRGPVVLMPEVPSAQSGHIPPSVPLHKSAPVVQNNTSSLPTSIINEVSFPQNSPKQKTVHTTFVNSNTAQPGKFVKTKDYYCTEVKKERKVSDTMKNKRSKGISPPNGKKVMKHGINTKIRRTKQCPVCGKICSRPSTLKTHYFIHTGDTPFKCTWPNCGRSFNVKSNMMRHMKAHAKKAAESGKKAAEPVNRTIQSLELVAEPVKK